The Chionomys nivalis chromosome 1, mChiNiv1.1, whole genome shotgun sequence sequence TGTTgatttttcatacacttttatacctcaaaacaaaacaaaaacaaaaacaaaaaacaaaaaaaaaaaactactttaacatgatacaaagggcAACCATTACAGTTACTTGCTCCAATCCTTGAGGCGTCAAGCCACTAATTCCTGAGTAAATTTGATGTTTggggcagtgaacccaccctagaccacgtatcctgcaggcagccactccctaagtcaaaccttctatttcaaaagaaggagcttgaattctctgatctGTGGTAAAGGTTGAGAGAATCTACTCCACAGGCCATCTTGATGTGAAAAACACCAagaaccacaccctaggtcaggatatcttgttttgtagccacatctgttgtcaacaactttgaaagagcaaaaacaagctcaaactctctgaccttcagagaaGCTGGAATAGGCTCATGTTTTTGTGTTCCCACAAGTCACTAATCATATACTGTTGTGCTCACATTTAGCCTGTGATTGAGATTGTCTTGTTTCTTTAAGTGGGTCAAGTCTCCAAGTTTGGATTCCTGATGCCTAGTGGTGTTTTATCAGCAGGAAAGCAAGGTTGCTTTTGTTAGTATGCAAGTACCATCCTGTTGGTCACCAACACAGGctttctctgccctcctcctgcctcccatttTCCCATCACCCAATACTGCAGGTTTGGAAAACCTCATGGAGGGCTGTGGTACTTTGCCACCTGCATTTTTGAGTGTGGGTGTCTGTTATGAAAATAACAAGGGGGCTTGGTGTCCTCAGGGAACCCATTGTTTTCAGAAGGAACACAGGAGGTATAGGGAGTCAGCAAGCCTCACTTACCTGAAGGTCACCAATTAGGAGTGACattgtaaatttcaagatgtcattattttttctgtgtaaatgaaccacattttccttttccattcttcagttgaggggcatttagattctttccaggttctggctatgacaaataatgctgctatgcacatagttgagcacatgtccttgtgctaTTGAGCatgctttggatatatacccaaaagtggtattgctgggtcttgaggtatgttatttgctaattttctgagaaattgccatattgatatccaaaggagctatacaagtttgcacttctaccagcaatggaggagtgttccctttaccccacatcctctccagcataagctgtcatcagtgtttttgatcttggccattctcacaggtgtaagatggaatctcaaggttgttttgatttgcatttctctgatgactaaggatgttgaacatttccttaagtgtctttcagccattttagattcctctgttgagagttctctgtttaggtctgtactccttttttttattggattatttggtttttttgtttttttttttgtttgtttgtttttgtttttttttttttttttggtttgtttttttggttttttcgagacagggtttctctgtagctttggtgcctctcccggaactagctcttgtagaccaggctggcctcgaactcccagagatccgcctgcctctgcctcccaagtgctgggattaaaggtgtgagccaccaccgcctggctggattatttgttcttttgatgaccaatttcttgagttttttgtatattttggagatcagacctctgtctgatgtggagttagtgaagatcttttcccattctgtaagctgttgttttgtcttgttgaccgtgtcctttgctttacagaaacttttcagattcaagaggtcccatttattagttgattatttcagtgtctgtgctgccagggttatgaccaatttcttgagttctttgtatattttgaagtaaatggatggatctagaaaacatcgtattgagtgaggtaacccagacccagaaagacaaatataataggcactcactcataagtggcttttagacataaagcaaagaaaaaccagcctgcagttcacaattccagagaacctagacaacaaacaggaccctaagagagaaatgcatggatctaatttacatgggaagtagaaaaagacaagaactcatgagtaaattggaggcatggggaccatgggaaagggtagaaggagaagggagaggaagagaagggaacagaggaaaatatataactcaacaacaggtttttttttttaaaaaaaaaaaaaaacggggagTGATATTGTAGTCAGTGTTACTTGTATCTCGGCTACAGGCACTGCTGTGAGTcacttgcaaaaaaaaataaaggtttccTCTATGTATGGagctgttggtgtgtgtgtgtgcgtgtgtgcgtgtgtgtgtgtgtacgtgcgtactttctgtcttctttctttagtTAGACAATAGAAAGGAGCCAATCATGAGCATTCATTCGAATTCAGTTTAAGAAGAGTTAGAGGTAGTCAGCCTTGAAGTGGTTCTAAATTCTGAGTCtcagtctccttcccttcctgtaaAGGATGGGTAGTGTTTACGTCATATACCAGGTGCATTGTCAGAACACGGTTTCCTGGTTTAGCCTGGAGAgactgaaattacctggtgcgagggagaaggaagaatgaaaCAGGCAACAAGTCCACTTAGGACTTTATTGGGGGTGTATAGGCCTCAGTGAGGTGGGTGTGCAGAGAGGCGGGGCAGGAGGAGCGGGGCTAAGATGGCACACCCAGCTTTTAAAGGTTGCCTAGCGCATGTGCACAGGGGAATGACATGACTATGTCATACGCAGATGATGGAGCTCAGGCATGAGTGCAAGGGCTCACACAACTGTGTCATGCATCGATGATGCAACCATGTCATACGTGGGTCACCCAGGGGCCCTTTTAGATCCCGGGgtcattaggcacttctgcctgagggcttgtccgcaCATGCGTGGCCCTAGaacctggaagtgtcagccatgGTGTGACTGAATCAGCCAGAAGAATGTGCACCATGGCTACAGACCCCATTATACTGGACAACAGACTCACTTTCAAATACCTTGAGATTCATGAGTAATGCTCAGTTCAGTCAGGGTTTGTGCAAGTTACCATCAGGAAAGCAAGGTTGCTTGTGTTAGTGTGCTgactcccttcccttttttctttcatcacCCTCCTGCCACCTCTCTCaggccttttccttctccccaccacctccctctcctcattttaaaatttacttaaccCTCATCTCAATTCACAAGCCAAATCTCAAGGATCCTGAGTCTAGAAAAGAAACCTACTCATTCCCAGTAGCAGAGAACAGAGCACCCTGGATTCTTTCAGACTCACAGAGCAAAGGGACTACACAGCACAGAAGGAGCTGGAAGGCTCAGGCTGTTTCCTGGTAATTTGTCTCTTCTGGGGTTTCTGGGACTTTGATAGCAGAAGCCCTATGGTCTTAGTTTGCTGTGCTGCTCACTTTCCACAGCATCTCTCTTCACAAGTCACCACCAGTGTTGCCCTGTACACTTCTCATTCATCCACGAGGATCAGAAGAGGGACTCCTCACCACTGCTGTTTTATGTAAGCTGAAGGCAGAAGTCATTCCTAAGTGTCTACCCACTGAGGTGCTTGCCTCAGTCCCTGGAAGATGCTTTTGCCGATAGGAAGATAGGAAAGCAGACTGAGGAGAAGGCTTCGTTTTAATGACTTGGATAGTTGGAGCGGAGATCAGTGATAGAGGAGCCAGGGAGAGTGGCAGTAGGACCAGCCAGGTCAGGAAGGGAGAAGAAGCAAGGACAACAGTGTCACACAGAAGACTGAGTGGTGCTTCACTGCAGCTAAATATATCCTACAAAAAATCAGGTTGGGGAGTAGCTTTGATCATATCTAATGTGGGATTTCAAAAAtgcaaatgcaaaagaaatgcaaatacaGAATGCTAGGTTGACTTCCATTAGCGTGTTATTTAACCACCCCTTAGCCCTGAGATGCCCCCTTGCACGATCTTTGCAATTAAAATAAGCCGAAAATTGAAACACTTCAAAGGTGAgttgcaaaagaagaaaaacacaccaATGTGTGAGTATCTATCAGGCAAACCAAGAAAGTGTAAGGAGTCAGCTTGATTACACAAGGTGAAAGTAGAAAACATAAATGTTGCAAAGGCTTATTCTCAAgagttcaaattaaaaataaaaatccttcaggaatttttaaatgcttattttatatttagtcaCAAGTTAATCCGAAGGTGAATTTCTCAAGGTTACTGAAATCAGAGTTTTTGATTTTGCTGATAAAAGACCCAAGTATCTCCATATTGAACTGATCTAAAAAGAAGGAGGGTTTATTGGTGTGCTGATTTCAGGTGGACAGAATGCTTCCTCCACAGGACCGTCTTTAGATGAGAGCTTGAGAGAACATatagtaaatgtttttaaatattgagCCATGTACAATGCATTGCATAGTTTCTTCATAGATAAGTTTTGAccaaatgataattttaaattaataacaataacacattattgcttcaaagtGATGGGCCAAATAATATTCACCTTATTTCATTtaagctctctccctctctttaagACAGGAAAATTCAACTTATTGATGttttcctgttgcctctgagaaGGAGATCTATGTGCAGTGATGGGAAGATTTCCAGTGGTGTTGGGAGGCACTACCCCTCAGGATGGTGCCCTGGCGTTCTTCCCTAAACTGAAGGATTTAGAAAGTGGCATGTTCTGAGAGTGCTTTCTGGAGCCTTCCCTCAAACAAAGTCATGATATCTCCCCATACAAAGCCCCCACCCCTTACTCCATCACTCAGAGCATCTTTGTTCTAAGAGAGAAGGATTAAACACAAGATCAGGAAGAGGCCTTACCACATCCTTCCAGTGCCCTGCCATTAGCTGATCCTCTTTATTCTGCCATCTCCCATGACTTTCCAGCCTACCATAAAAGCACTCAAGCTTAGTCACTTCTTCAACGCttcatttatacttttaaatttttacttattattgtatatgaatgtatatgaTATATGAAGGCACCGGTACAAGTGTACAGAGATAAGAGGACAACTTTaaagagtcaattctctccttccatttttatAGCAGGTCTATGGATTGAGCTCAAATCAACACACTTTCATGGTAATCACCTTTATGCACTGAGCCAGCTTGCCAGGTCTTTCCATTTACTTTCTACAAAGGTTCCTCCATCATATGAAGCTTACATTAGATTCATGTACACATGTATCTTAATACTCTGTCTTCTGTCAGTCTGATTTATAGGTAGTATAAAACATTTAAGCCatgtggtggtggggcacacctttaatcccagcattagtaAGGCAgtggtaggcagatctttgtgagttcgaggccagcctggccgactagttctaggacagccaaggctatggctacacaaagaaaccccaattcataaaacaaaacactgataACACTTCTTGTCCTGGTCACTAAGCTAACTCTATGCATGAGTAGCTAGTGGTGTCGACTTGGAGTCATACATGCAGTCTGGGTTTTCATCTGTTCTGTGCTATTTACTGTAAATGTCATTGCCTGAGATCCCCATGCGCAAAGCAGAGTTAAGACCAAGACAATCAGTTTCCAGGAGTTATTCTAAGGACAAAATAGGTTTGACACTTAAGTATATATTCAGGAAAAACACAGCTCTAGTCTCAGAATGAACGGAAGATTCTTTAAACTGAATCAAATGGGAATGACCATGGTCTGAGATATGGATGCCTACTCACCCGAACAGCAGGTTCCAATGTGAGAATAGTGGCATGCATTTTTAATAGTCATAGactgaaagaaaatcataaatcaaggcaTTTACATTGGCAGAGACAGTAGGTGGATGAATTGCAGGAAAGTGAAGAAATCTCTGCTATGGATTCCAGATGCTGCCAATTGAGGATTTCAGCTTCTGGGTTGGTAGGAGCTAACCCAAGGTAATTTTTGCCTGAGATCCCCAGCACGGTAGCTCCATGCAATCTTGTATTGTCATTAGCTGTCTAGAACCTTTAACCTGGGTACAGCTTTAACTCTGGGAATTTTATCTATTTTCCAAGGCTGGCCACACAACATCACATGTGTGCCGATGAACACCAAGTGTTTTCAGTCTTACACCAGGAAGGCTCATGCTTAGGATATGTAAAGATGAGGTTGACTAGACAGGAGAACAATCCCCAGCAGAGAGATATCACTGGTAAACATTTGTTTTCGTGGACTTCCTTGTGAAACTGGCGTGTATGTGTCCTGAAGAGTTACCAGTAACTCCTCCATTCTTTGCCCTAGATGAGACGACCCTTTTCTTTGATATCTTTATGATTAGATACTCAGGATATGTCTAAACTAAATGGGAATGGTTATTCTGTGAAAGAGAAGTGATGGGGAAAAGATCAGTTAGatatgggaagagaagagggctAAATGTGAGGAAATGGGTTCTGACAAAACCTCTGAAGTGAAGTCTGATAAAATGCACTGAATCAAATCAGAGTCCATTCAAGAACCAGCTCCCAATAAACCAAGAGACCACTGACCAAACTGAAGGGGGAATCTGTCCTCAGAAATAACTCCCACAACTGCCTTTTGAAGAGGCACCAAAATGACTGGGCACAAAGGATTTATTCCAGGACCTGGTGCCATTTCGGACAGTCATCACATAGAAGTGATCACTTTTGTAGCCCCAAATTGGGTATCAGACTGTCACCAGAAAACACATAGTGGGTGCCAGGCAACTGCTAGATTCTCGCCTTCTGTCTTAGTCACCTAAAGTCTAAAATCAGCTGTCAGAGAACTATAGACTGAGGTATTTCTCTGGGTCCCCAGAACACTGGGGTGGCATCTTTAAAGAGGCATGACATAGGCTAAGTGTCCGTCTGGGGAAGCAGCCACTCTGCTTTACTCATAGATAATAGCTGTCTGAGCTATGCTGGCTTTGTCTTGAATGCACTGATGTTCTGCTGGTCATCAACACAGGCtttctctgctcctcctgccttgtGTTTTCCTGTAGTGAAGAgacgagcaggcctgctttttgtcctgcccagcttCCGCACcactagcttagccctggaaataataacacagaaactgtattcttttaaacactgtctggcccattagttttaacctcttactggctagctcttatatattgattcaATCtatattgccacttgactgtggcttaccgggatgagTCTAACAGGTgtccgtctcagagaggagaggcatggtgtctgcctcattgccttcttcccagcattctgttctgtctactccgcccacctaattttctgccctattaaaaggtcaaggcagtctcttattaaccaatgaaagtaacacacagacagatgaccctcctacatcatgtTTTCCCATCACCCAATGCTGCAGGTTTGGAAAACCTCATGAAGGGCTGTGGTACTTTACGGCCTGCATTATTGAGTGTGGGTGTCTGTTATGAAAATAGGGGGCTTGGTGTCCTCAGGGAACccattgttttcagaaaaaacACTGGAGGTGTAGGAAGTCAGCAAGCCTCACTTACCCTAAGGTCACCAGTTAGGAGTCAGTGTTACTTGCATCTCTGCTACTTGCAGTGCTGTGAGTCACTTGCAAAAGAAAGGTTTCTTCTcctgtgtggtgtttgtgtatatgtgtgtgtgcatgtgtgcgtgtgtgtgtgtgtgtgtgtgtgtgtgtgtgtagcttaaaTGAAGTTATGCCACTTAGATAGACAATGCTTTCCCTAACAAGCAATGAACCATCTAAGGAGAACCTATTAGCACCAGAGAATGCTTCAATTAACTCTTACTTATTAAGAGGAAATAGTTACATGGCAGATCTTTTTaattcaagaaaaattaaaagcagggagaaagatgataggaaggagagagaagagagggaaaaggaaggagaggttctgcagaaaaaaattaattctgtCCAGGGGCtatcttttttgggggggcggggggggcaactagtgttttctgtattttttgtctttattgaGACAGGGACTTGTCCTGTAAGTTAACCTGAAACTTATAATCCTCTGCCTcactttcccaagtgctgagatcaggGTGATGATAAAAGTATATATTTGTACTTTAGTGTCTGTTTTTCTGATGTGGCAGAGATGGAAGCTTCTACCATTTggtggggaaaggaggagaaagtgggCAGTATGGCGGTGCTTGGATGCTGTGATGGCCCCATTACCTTGGTTGTTGTgatgtctattattattattattattattattattattattatctgagATAAGTATTGATTGTCTACTAATAAAAAATTGGGGCTAGCATGTGTTAGAGGATAATCTTTTCCTCTTTCATCATAGATTGATGGATAATTTGACCTCTATTAACAAAACAGATTAAAGGAATCacatttcaaaactaaaataacacTGCAAGTATAAATTGGAAATAACACAACTTATGGAAATGCCATCATTTCCGTTGAAGTCTTTTGAGTCTCAGATGCTAAACTTCAAGTCATTTCTGTTTTACAATTCTACTTGGCACACTCATTTCTTGGATCCATCCACATAACACAGGAGACAGACTGTTCTAACTTTATGAGATCTACCAGCTTTTCATAGCAGGTATCCAAGCCTTAATAGTCTAAATGTGGATTATAGACACACACAGTTTAATAATCAAGacactttcattttcttacttcCCCCTAACAACActctttttatgttttcattaatGTTTTGATCTGCAAACTAAAATATCCCATTACTTTGGATTTTGTCAGGCCTTTAATAGTATCTATTTTAGAGGGAAACAGCATCATCTGACCTTTCTTTATGTATAAGACCTTGCCCTGTATCCTGTGGAAGGAATAGGACCCAtcctctccctcctgtcttcccaACTGGTATGTAAAAATTTCAATTCAGAGAGGCGGCTGTAGGTGCTTGGTCTTCCAATGAGACAGAGGACCAAAGAAGAAAAGTGATCTTTCCAACATCACAGAATATTGTTGAATAGGGTCAAGAACACAGGATTGTAACTGCAAAGACCATGGAGGGATTTGTATATATTCTCATAGGAAAGAGTTTGAAGATCTTTACAACTCTTGCTGGAAAATGCCCAAAGTCAAAAGAAGCCGGAAACCTCCTCCAGATGGTTGGGAATTGATCGAACCAACACTGGATGAACTAGATCAAAAGATGAAAGGAGCTGAAACTGAACCCcatgagggaaagagaaaagtggaATCTCTGTGGCCCATTTTCAGAATCCATCACCAGAAAACGCAATATATATTTGACCTGTTTTATAAGCGGAAAGCCGTTAGTAGAGAGCTCTATGAATACTGCATTAAAGAAGGCTATGCAGACAAAAACCTAATTGCCAAGTGGAAAAAGCAGGGCTACGAGAATTTATGCTGCCTATGCTGCATTCAGACCAGGGACACCAACTTTGGGACGAACTGCATTTGCTGGGTTCCAAAAAGGAAGCTGGAAGTGGGTCGCATCATCGAGTGCACGCACTGTGGCTGCAGAAGTTGCTCTGGCTGACACCCCTGACTCTGCTGTATTCTGGACTTTGGATTTTGTTGGTTCCTACCTACTGGGCAACCCCTTCTGGAGCAGCTCTTCTCAGAGTGGTGCCCAGAGAAGAGACCCAGAGGGAACATGGGCTCTAGAGGTGAAGGCTTTCCAATCGCtgaaatctataaaaataaaaccattagacctctaaaaaaaaaaaaatcaattcaaagaACAAAGATAACTAGTCTCTAAAAcgattttaaaagataaagaccACGGCTCAAAGACTTTAGAGGccttgggaaaagaaaagagattcaAGTGGGGGCTTGCAGAACAGTGGGTATTTTCTAAGgatgaggaagacagagaattaaagaaaaggtACAAAGACACAAATCCAGGCAAGTGAGAGAATGAAACAGCTTGTTATGGCACATGGTAGTTCTCCAGTGAGAAACAGGAGAATGGAAACTCCTAGAAACGGTATCAATGTAGAAACAGCAAAGACTGACGATGGATTCAACACAGTAATATCAACAGTAAGTTAGAAAAATAACTTTGGTTTATCCTTAGATTTCACATGATAGTGGCCCTAGGTAAATACTACTAGAGATAAAATTCTCTATAGAGAGTTTTGACGGAGCATTTGATAGTGAATCTGCCAGTGTGAGCTTGCCTATGTCTATATAATCATCCACCAAAACTTAGGGGAGAAACATAatcaacaataaaacaacaactaaaaatctccttttattatttaaaatatggcaaaattctttatttaaaacaatgtaGACCTaatcagatttaattttttttctcaagacctTGCAGCCTCATTTAAGAGTATCTGTTGATGATGTACTGTCCACCCTATGCAAAGAAGCAGGGCCCTTAAATGGTACAGTTTGAGAGACTTATAGAAATCATATGGTCAGCTGTGCCAATGAATTAATTCGGAGGCCCAAAAATTAAGTGTTTAGCTTGAAATAACTGCCTGCTTGtaagagaaataaattttaatacaGTCACCACTAATTTATGAGCTATTACTTTATCCTCATGCCTTGATGTCTAGTTAATTTTCCTAAAATACCAATACAGaagtatgtatataattttgcatAGGTACATATCCTAGGTCATATCAGATACATTTTGGTTTGAATTAGCATTTTCCCAACTAGCTCATCTATCTCCCCTTTCTATCTCCAACCAGGAAATCTCTTTTGATTTAATATTTAGTAGATCTCAtcctaaatgtttttaaaatctgtatacTCATACTTGAacctgtgtatacatacatatgaagtACTTGGTTATCTTTTGCACAAggatacacgcatacacacacacttttctgtgCCTTGATTTGCTCACACAACGATATTTGAGGAAATCCTTGCCTCATTATGCCTTTATTTTTACCGTTATATTGCATATTCCTTACAGTAGAATATGTCTTGATACTGCCTACTGTTTCTCTTAGtctttgtttccaggttttgctCTACAAATAATACCTGAATGAACATGCCATTTCTCTTTCTATTGATAAGTCTGCTTCCTGGGGTCAGGAACGTGCTTTCGCAACTAACCCACTTCCCTGGAACAGCTAGAGTGAGATGCGTCCGTGCTGGCAACCACTACGATCCTTTCTTCCACTCAGCCTCCCCAGGCCGCACTGCTGCACATTTGCCTTTGCAAGAGCAGTTGCTTCAAAGTCAAGTCTCGCTGTGTATTTTTATCTGGTGACAAATGATCTCGCCCTTCATGGCTGAAGCTCACTGGTTATTGGCTTCTTGTTAACTGTGCTTTCCTGTTATTTTACCCACATTTCCAACAGATTATTTGATATCCTTTAAATTTTAAGGGTTTGGGGTATAATATAGATATGTTCAAATGTCTTCCAATTTTCACAAACCTTTTTTCCTCAAGTAtgtaatctaaaatatattttatggaacTTTTTGTTATGTGGAAGTTTTGAGCTTCACGGTCCTacccatttgtttttctttttcttttttacaaatgaCCACAAActggtgattttcttttctttttagtttatttatttttattttattcacattggtgtttttccatgtgtgttgggtcccctggaactagaattaaagacagttttgagctgtcatgtgggtgctgggaattgaacccaggtcttctggatgaacaactagtgctcttaaccactgagccatcactccagtgccctgtttgttttccttaatttgtGCCTTATCACAAAGCATACTATTGCTGCCCTATTACACTTATGGCTCCtagattttatttcttacatGATCTTTATTTGTGTCTTACACTTTAATGCTTTAGTCCATGTAAATATATCTAGAATTTTTTCAACTGGAATACGATTAATAAAAcaaactttcccttcctttccttttaaagcaattgttcccaaccttcctaatactgtgaccatTTAATATAATTACTCAGGTTGTGGTgcccaccaaccataaaattatttttattgttacttcataactgtaattatattcatattatgaatcataatgtaaatgtctgtgttttctgatggtcttcagtgattcctgtgaaagggtcatttgaccccccccCACCAAAGGGGTTATGACCCCAGGTTAAGAACAACTGTTCTAGATCTTTTACTAGTCTTTTCAATTCGATCCTTTAACAGAGTTGAGATGCCCCTCTTTTCAAAAGACTAAAATCCCCCTAACATCCAGACCCATTTCTGGGAACTCTGTTGCAAAGATTCTTGATCTCCTTAGGTCTACTTAGTGCTTCGCAAAGTTAGTCCCACTAGTAAtgtgggattttatttttctgacaaaTCAGATTACAATGACGACTTCTGAGTTATAGAAGGTAGTTATGTTAAAAACTTACTCAATACACAGCACTAGAATGTGAGCAGAAACTCTCCAGTCAAAATAATATTAGTGCAGCTAGAATATTTTTTCAGTCTTTCTACCTCAGGTAGATTTTTATATAAGAAGTTTCtgttgtggttgtgtgtgtgtttgtcattttgttgttatttgcttgtttgtcagTCCTAGAGAAGGGACCTGTATCAAGGGCACCACCTCCTAGGAACTGCTCTGCTCTTGAGCTTTTCACACCTTTTAAGAGAAGGTCTCCCTCCCTTGCCCAGGCTTACTTTCCACTGTCCTCTAGCCCTAAcagtccttgaacttgtgaccctcctgcctttgtcCTCTGAGAAAGGACAGGTCTGTACCACCAATCTGGTTTCAAGTAGAAAGGTTTTAATGAACTTATGTGATCCTGAGTAGCAGCTCactattttctttcctcctgcaAAGGTATGTATATTAACAACACTGTTTGTTTGATTCCCCAGGCCAGCTCTTCAGAGGACTCATCACTCTATCTTTTCTCTGAGCTCTGACTACTTCCTGGAGAAAACATACATGGAACAGACACTGGAGTGCTCTTGGAAAGAAGTCCCATGGGGACTGTACCTGAGTCTCTGAGAGTGACGAAAGCCTCCATAGTGACAACGTCTGGAAAGGAAGAGGGTCGAGGAGAGCTGCAGAGTGTCTCCCCACAACAACCTGAGGCAGAGAAGAATGCTAGTGGCACTGGCAATGTCCCTGCTGAACTTAGCACTGGGCTCAGCACAGCTGCTGAGGCCCTGATGCAAGCTTGTGTGCATGAGACCAGCCAGTCAGACATGGCATCTCCGGGTGTCCTCCATGAGGTGgagcaactgtcacccacacacAACACTCCTGATGACTCCCAGCTGCAAGAAAGCAAGGAGCTGGCAGCACCAGGCCTGCATCCTTCGGCAGAAAAGGAACTTATATCTGCACACCATGCCATCCAAGGTGACCTGCCAAATACCAGCACCTGTCTGGTACCTGAAAACTCCTTGGGCAAATCAAAGGCAAACTCAAACAGTGAGAAACCCGAGAAGTCAAGTTGTCCTACCAGGGTCACCTGTTGCAGCAG is a genomic window containing:
- the LOC130875794 gene encoding protein BUD31 homolog isoform X2, which translates into the protein MPKVKRSRKPPPDGWELIEPTLDELDQKMKRELYEYCIKEGYADKNLIAKWKKQGYENLCCLCCIQTRDTNFGTNCICWVPKRKLEVGRIIECTHCGCRSCSG
- the LOC130875794 gene encoding protein BUD31 homolog isoform X1 — translated: MPKVKRSRKPPPDGWELIEPTLDELDQKMKGAETEPHEGKRKVESLWPIFRIHHQKTQYIFDLFYKRKAVSRELYEYCIKEGYADKNLIAKWKKQGYENLCCLCCIQTRDTNFGTNCICWVPKRKLEVGRIIECTHCGCRSCSG